A DNA window from Arachis hypogaea cultivar Tifrunner chromosome 18, arahy.Tifrunner.gnm2.J5K5, whole genome shotgun sequence contains the following coding sequences:
- the LOC140181630 gene encoding uncharacterized protein, whose product MMLWNERPLVLRDIFINEKVARNAIIDMAGGLAVFAKMKKRLTIQPPITAGGDRVSSSAIVSRQPKPRRVEESGEGQGLEVHILEGDSRTNSLARKKLKNVGQDDDAALAPFSFKHVLDKGFRTLKFVDHHFMDEDTKAVLAKMPLEDTLPRVQRMFLCSTTYVRDIDVEISILRSKLLSKDKMIAEKNIQIQKLNNSVTDLQGKQTSLENEVKSLKEAKVASDSRERALKKQVFELTKKIKELNLSVRKAEQTAVDGIFYAEKNILDQIKLKAPDLDISEVVVFKKVVDRKVVSIL is encoded by the exons ATGATGCTATGGAATGAGCGTCCTCTAGTTTTGAGGGACATCTTCATAAACGAGAAAGTTGCTCGCAATGCTATTA TTGATATGGCTGGGGGACTTGCTGTCTTTGccaaaatgaagaagagattgacaatccaaccTCCAATCACGGCTGGTGGCGACAGAGTTTCCTCTTCCGCCATTGTTAGTCGTCAACCAAAACCTCGGAGGGTTGAAGAGAGTGGGGAAGGGCAAGGTCTCGAGGTCCACATCTTGGAAGGGGACTCTCGCACCAACTCCCTAGCCAGAAAAAAACTAAAGAATGTTGGACAAGATGATGATGCTGCTTTAGCCCCTTTCTCCTTCAAGCATGTATTGGATAAGGGATTCCGAACTCTCAAATTTGTGGATCATCATTTTATGGACGAGGACACCAAGGCAGTTCTTGCCAAGATGCCTTTGGAGGATACCCTTCCGCGAGTTCAGAGGATGTTTTTGTGCTCTACGACTTATGTCCGAGACATAGATGTAGAGATCTCAATTCTTCGCTCAAAGCTCCTCTCGAAGGACAAAATGATTGCtgagaaaaatatccaaattcaGAAGCTGAACAACTCAGTTACTGACCTTCAAGGTAAGCAAACTTCCTTGGAGAATGAGGTAAAGAGTTTGAAGGAAGCCAAAGTTGCTTCTGACTCAAGGGAAAGAGCTTTGAAGAAACAAGTTTTCGAGCTAACGAAGAAAATTAAAGAGCTCAATCTCTCTGTTAGAAAAGCTGAACAGACGGCTGTTGATGGCATTTTTTATGCCGAGAAGAACATCCTTGACCAAATCAAATTGAAGGCTCCCGATTTGGACATCTCCGAAGTCGTTGTCTTTAAGAAGGTGGTGGATAGAAAGGTTGTTTCAATATTATGA
- the LOC112769291 gene encoding F-box protein SKIP23 → MADWSELPKELLRLISELIDSPFYLLRFRSVCSSWRSSSSPLPTHLPLKFPTFPSATAATPSIFSLSKRTLFLINPPHQTPHRSWLIKIGQDTHGHTLLFHPLSRFPIKSNSNSNLILNLIDLPVFDIEHEFILADTCPTSLNALYMEKVVFSWLGSRKDGFALLTIHISGRLALFRSGHPDWTIIPDMLTPYDDVCVHKGSLFAVDSTGRTVIVGLDLSLTPVADPVFGGDKKFLVACEGELFLVDKYLSSDYLCELGGFDDDDEDEIYELGCERAVRFEVYRLEEMERRWVEVGSLGDRVLFLGDDCAFSASASDLGVDRGGCVVFRDDTFNVNALESGLGVFHLDEGRISPLSDYPSISKLFWPPPDWVGLHGLH, encoded by the coding sequence ATGGCAGACTGGTCAGAACTCCCAAAGGAACTCCTCCGCCTAATCTCGGAACTCATAGACAGCCCCTTTTACCTTCTCCGATTCCGATCTGTCTGCTCCTCATGGCGCTCTTCCTCTTCCCCACTCCCCACCCACCTACCCCTCAAGTTCCCCACCTTCCCCTCCGCTACCGCCGCCACCCCTTCCATCTTTTCTCTCTCCAAACGCACCCTCTTCCTCATTAACCCACCTCACCAAACCCCACACCGTTCCTGGCTGATCAAAATCGGCCAAGACACCCATGGTCACACCCTCCTCTTCCACCCTCTCTCCCGTTTCCCAATCAAATCCAATTCCAATTCTAACTTAATATTAAACCTAATCGACCTCCCTGTCTTTGACATCGAACACGAGTTCATCCTCGCTGACACGTGTCCCACCTCCCTCAACGCTCTCTACATGGAGAAAGTCGTTTTCTCCTGGTTGGGTTCCCGAAAAGACGGTTTTGCCCTCCTCACGATCCACATATCCGGAAGGCTCGCCCTCTTCCGGTCCGGGCACCCTGACTGGACTATAATCCCCGACATGCTGACGCCGTACGACGACGTCTGCGTCCACAAGGGCAGCCTATTCGCCGTTGACAGCACCGGCCGGACCGTAATCGTTGGCCTTGACTTGAGTCTCACCCCGGTCGCTGACCCGGTCTTTGGCGGTGACAAGAAGTTCCTGGTTGCGTGCGAGGGTGAATTGTTCTTGGTGGACAAGTACTTGTCCTCTGATTATCTTTGTGAATTGGGgggttttgatgatgatgatgaggatgagatCTATGAGCTTGGTTGTGAGAGGGCTGTGAGGTTTGAAGTTTATAGGTTGGAGGAAATGGAGAGGAGGTGGGTCGAGGTGGGGAGTTTGGGAGATAGAGTTCTGTTCTTAGGGGATGATTGCGCATTCTCGGCTTCCGCGTCGGATTTGGGTGTTGATAGAGGGGGTTGTGTGGTGTTTAGGGATGATACTTTCAACGTGAATGCGCTGGAGAGCGGGTTGGGTGTGTTTCACTTGGATGAAGGGAGGATTTCGCCTTTGTCTGATTACCCTAGCATTTCCAAGTTGTTCTGGCCTCCTCCGGATTGGGTTGGGTTGCATGGATTGCACTGA